One stretch of Candidatus Nitrosotenuis cloacae DNA includes these proteins:
- a CDS encoding branched-chain amino acid transaminase, which yields MKEVGKIWMNGKLVPFKDAKVHVLTHALHYSTAVFEGIRCYDTPSGSAIFRLPEHVDRFFRSAKLYSMKMEFTKPQIMDAIIRTVKASSLKECYIRPLAYYGYGTMGLTPTPNKVDVSIACWEWKMGESKAGKQTGAKCKISSWIRIDSRSQPMQAKAASNYANAALARVEALKNGYDEAIMLNHYGKIAEGSAENIFVVKDGQIFTPPLSSGCLAGITRDSVIQIIKSDGMELTERELERDDLYSADEIFMTGTAAEVKSVAQVDDVTISDGKMGNITKTLQKSFMDVAMGKDERFIQWLQYV from the coding sequence ATGAAAGAAGTGGGAAAAATATGGATGAATGGAAAATTGGTGCCATTCAAGGACGCAAAGGTCCATGTTCTGACCCACGCATTACACTATTCAACGGCAGTCTTTGAGGGAATCAGGTGTTATGATACACCAAGTGGCTCTGCCATATTTCGTTTACCAGAGCATGTTGATAGGTTCTTTCGATCAGCCAAGCTGTATTCTATGAAGATGGAGTTTACCAAACCACAGATAATGGACGCCATCATAAGAACAGTAAAGGCAAGCTCGCTAAAGGAATGCTACATCAGGCCATTGGCATATTACGGATATGGCACTATGGGCCTCACACCCACCCCAAACAAGGTCGATGTCTCCATTGCATGTTGGGAGTGGAAGATGGGTGAATCAAAGGCAGGAAAACAGACAGGTGCCAAGTGCAAGATCTCTAGCTGGATTAGAATTGACTCCAGGTCACAGCCAATGCAGGCAAAGGCAGCATCAAACTATGCAAATGCAGCGCTTGCCAGAGTGGAGGCACTCAAAAACGGATACGATGAGGCAATCATGCTAAACCATTATGGAAAGATAGCTGAAGGGAGCGCTGAGAACATTTTCGTAGTAAAGGACGGCCAAATCTTTACACCACCATTAAGCTCAGGATGCCTCGCAGGAATCACTCGTGATAGCGTAATTCAGATAATAAAATCAGATGGCATGGAGCTAACAGAGCGCGAACTAGAGCGGGATGACCTGTATTCAGCAGACGAGATATTCATGACAGGAACTGCCGCCGAGGTAAAATCCGTTGCCCAAGTCGATGATGTTACCATATCAGATGGTAAGATGGGCAACATCACAAAGACACTGCAAAAATCATTCATGGATGTAGCCATGGGCAAAGACGAGCGATTCATCCAGTGGCTGCAATACGTCTAG
- the pstC gene encoding phosphate ABC transporter permease subunit PstC, translated as MLLATQRSTRRIPTDKIFKIIATVSGVYVLAVIVLIVFQLYSESHLVWEHEGLGFIIGAEWNAVEGRESFGAAPYIMGTLVTAGLAMAMGVPVSIGIAMFISQAPKFIAGPLSIVIDLLAAVPSIIYGFWGLLVFREFLLYNIEYPLHDAFGESVWLFSSAPFGLDIFSASIILSIMIIPTISAVSREIMMAVPHMQKEAAYMLGATKWEMFKLAIFPYAKTGLIGAAILGLGRAVGETMAVTMLIGNATGPNAFPQTLFQPGQTMPSIIANEFIEASPASLHLPALIGIGFTLLLVAIAINIVAHLLVSRMLKVKEGVINA; from the coding sequence GTGTTGTTAGCCACTCAAAGATCCACGCGTAGGATACCCACAGACAAAATATTCAAAATAATTGCAACAGTTTCCGGAGTCTATGTTTTAGCAGTAATTGTGCTGATCGTGTTTCAACTGTACTCAGAGTCACACCTAGTTTGGGAGCATGAGGGACTCGGTTTCATAATCGGTGCAGAGTGGAATGCCGTTGAGGGAAGAGAGTCATTTGGTGCTGCCCCATACATTATGGGAACCCTAGTCACGGCGGGCCTTGCCATGGCAATGGGTGTTCCAGTGAGTATTGGGATTGCCATGTTTATCTCCCAGGCGCCAAAATTCATTGCAGGCCCACTTTCTATAGTAATTGATCTGCTGGCAGCAGTTCCAAGCATAATTTACGGATTTTGGGGCTTGCTGGTTTTCAGAGAGTTTCTGCTATACAACATAGAATACCCATTGCATGATGCTTTTGGTGAGAGTGTTTGGCTTTTCTCATCGGCCCCATTTGGTCTTGATATTTTCAGTGCCAGCATAATTTTGTCAATAATGATCATACCTACTATTTCTGCAGTCTCTCGAGAGATAATGATGGCGGTTCCACACATGCAAAAAGAGGCTGCCTACATGCTCGGTGCAACAAAGTGGGAAATGTTCAAGCTGGCAATATTTCCATATGCAAAGACAGGATTGATCGGTGCAGCTATTTTGGGCCTAGGTCGAGCAGTTGGCGAGACCATGGCAGTAACAATGCTGATTGGTAATGCAACAGGCCCAAACGCATTTCCACAAACACTTTTCCAACCTGGGCAAACAATGCCAAGCATAATAGCTAACGAGTTCATCGAGGCCTCGCCAGCATCACTGCATTTGCCAGCATTGATTGGAATAGGATTTACCTTGTTGTTGGTTGCAATTGCAATTAACATCGTTGCACATCTTTTGGTATCAAGAATGCTCAAAGTAAAAGAAGGAGTCATAAACGCATGA
- a CDS encoding phosphate signaling complex PhoU family protein: MTRLIDPSIKKLSGMMSEMGDLATQSIMLAIDSYLYGKDETKRVHEISSEISKRYFEVADLTFDIFLKYQPVADDFRFIRSSIEISYGFTRFGRYAYDIASVRDVFGDISECDKSWLIEVSNKVKTMIKDSVLYFAELDIRKAITMQENEEFVDKMYKQRLPMLINSQNTKCALAEALVLRYLERIADHALFMSDAINYIVTGKHKIQKLP; this comes from the coding sequence ATGACTCGCCTAATCGATCCTTCCATAAAAAAACTCTCTGGCATGATGTCAGAGATGGGAGATTTGGCAACACAAAGCATCATGCTTGCAATTGATTCTTACCTGTATGGGAAAGACGAGACCAAAAGAGTGCACGAAATATCAAGTGAGATCTCAAAGCGATACTTTGAGGTGGCTGATCTGACATTTGATATTTTTCTAAAATACCAGCCAGTTGCAGATGATTTCAGATTCATTCGTTCATCAATTGAGATATCATACGGGTTTACAAGATTTGGAAGATATGCGTACGATATTGCATCAGTTAGGGATGTCTTTGGGGACATTTCAGAGTGCGATAAGAGCTGGCTAATCGAGGTATCAAACAAGGTAAAGACAATGATCAAAGATTCTGTTTTGTATTTTGCAGAACTGGACATACGAAAGGCAATAACCATGCAGGAAAACGAAGAGTTTGTAGACAAGATGTACAAGCAACGATTGCCAATGCTGATTAACTCGCAAAACACAAAGTGCGCCCTAGCTGAGGCCCTAGTACTGCGTTATCTTGAGCGAATAGCGGATCATGCGTTATTTATGAGCGATGCAATAAACTATATCGTAACTGGCAAACACAAGATCCAAAAACTGCCTTAA
- a CDS encoding phosphate signaling complex PhoU family protein, which yields MQSLEDTKQTRRIQISGGSTYTISLPKKWIDELGIKNGDNMTIIKNSNRSLTLFPGSDNERPTKKAIFTISQKDSEESIRRKIVALYLTGYKTIQVTSKGVKILPEHSRLIKDLVRKSMIGTEIVESDSESITIQILTRLPELTFDVALKRMYLMTANMHREAMDALKKFDIEYGEEVVRMDDEVDRFSLYMMRTLIMAIQNSSMLYDVGLERPSDCLNYRTVISRIERIADHAALIAKRIKFLKEPLEPKILKELESLSNDAITCFENSISALAKKDHILAEKVAANIIQVVEKEKELMYGMKESKNSTIVKFTLEDIRRTAEYSSDIIETVVNETIHNVINEK from the coding sequence GTGCAATCATTAGAAGACACAAAGCAGACTCGTCGAATACAGATTAGCGGCGGCTCGACCTATACAATATCGCTTCCAAAAAAATGGATTGATGAGCTTGGAATAAAAAACGGCGATAACATGACAATAATAAAAAATTCAAACCGATCCTTGACGTTGTTTCCAGGATCAGACAATGAGAGGCCTACAAAAAAAGCCATATTCACAATCAGCCAGAAAGACTCTGAAGAGTCCATTAGGCGCAAAATAGTCGCGTTATATCTTACTGGATACAAGACCATTCAGGTTACATCAAAGGGAGTCAAAATTTTGCCAGAGCATTCTCGACTCATAAAGGATCTGGTTCGCAAATCCATGATTGGAACGGAAATAGTCGAGTCGGATTCTGAATCAATAACAATACAAATTCTGACCAGGCTGCCAGAGCTGACATTTGATGTGGCACTAAAGAGAATGTATCTGATGACTGCAAACATGCACCGCGAGGCAATGGATGCACTCAAAAAATTTGACATTGAATATGGCGAGGAAGTGGTGAGGATGGATGATGAGGTGGACAGATTTAGCCTATACATGATGCGAACACTGATCATGGCAATCCAAAACTCTAGCATGTTGTATGATGTGGGATTGGAGCGACCATCTGATTGCCTCAACTATCGCACTGTAATATCGCGAATAGAGAGAATCGCAGATCATGCGGCATTGATTGCCAAGAGAATAAAGTTTCTAAAAGAACCATTAGAGCCAAAAATCCTCAAGGAACTGGAATCACTTAGCAACGATGCAATCACTTGCTTTGAGAATTCCATATCGGCGCTGGCAAAAAAAGACCACATTCTAGCAGAAAAGGTGGCTGCAAACATTATCCAAGTCGTGGAAAAGGAAAAAGAACTCATGTATGGAATGAAGGAATCAAAAAACTCTACCATTGTCAAGTTTACCCTAGAAGACATTAGGAGAACTGCTGAATATTCCAGCGATATAATAGAAACCGTGGTCAATGAGACCATTCATAACGTAATTAATGAAAAATAA
- the pstB gene encoding phosphate ABC transporter ATP-binding protein PstB, producing MIDMQNIVSEKLPVDEKKYKMIAENVSVYYGGVQAVKNITMRFRERTVTSLIGPSGCGKTTFLRCLNRMHDMTKSAKVEGRILLDGEDLYSKGVDPIYHRRKVGMVFQKPNPFPTMSIYDNVAAGLRLNGIRDKKVLDEIVEDSLKMAYLWDEVKDNLKKPAMELSGGQQQRVCIARALAIQPEVLLMDEPASALDPIATQKIEETIIELAKEFTIIIVTHNMQQAVRVSDYTAFMYLGDLIEFEETKKIFTQPKNELTAKYVQGQFG from the coding sequence ATGATCGATATGCAAAACATAGTCTCAGAAAAACTGCCAGTCGATGAGAAAAAATACAAAATGATAGCAGAAAACGTTTCAGTGTATTATGGTGGAGTACAAGCAGTCAAAAACATCACAATGAGATTCAGGGAAAGAACAGTTACGTCTTTGATTGGCCCTTCTGGATGTGGCAAGACCACATTTCTGCGATGCCTAAACAGAATGCATGATATGACAAAGAGTGCCAAAGTTGAGGGCAGGATTTTGCTGGACGGTGAAGACCTTTACTCCAAAGGCGTAGATCCCATCTATCACAGGCGCAAAGTCGGCATGGTTTTTCAAAAGCCAAACCCCTTTCCAACAATGTCAATTTACGACAATGTGGCTGCAGGCCTACGGTTAAACGGGATCAGAGACAAAAAAGTCCTAGATGAGATAGTGGAAGACTCGCTAAAGATGGCATATTTGTGGGATGAGGTAAAGGATAATCTCAAAAAGCCAGCAATGGAGCTCTCAGGAGGTCAGCAACAACGAGTGTGCATTGCACGTGCCCTGGCAATACAACCCGAGGTTTTGCTAATGGATGAGCCAGCATCAGCACTTGATCCAATAGCCACGCAAAAAATAGAAGAGACCATAATCGAGCTTGCAAAAGAATTCACCATAATCATTGTCACACACAATATGCAACAGGCAGTTCGTGTCTCAGATTATACAGCATTCATGTATTTGGGCGACTTGATAGAATTTGAAGAGACAAAAAAGATCTTTACCCAACCAAAGAATGAGCTAACTGCAAAATATGTCCAGGGGCAATTTGGATGA
- the pstA gene encoding phosphate ABC transporter permease PstA, with protein sequence MMQSSIQKRVEYRALFKHNVRGRLVVDKIAMGIVLGCVVIAIIPLGSILLEVFKNGIAAISVEFLTQVPGAVGSGTGGIGPAIQGTLIIIGMSSLIGIPIGVMSGIFLAEFGDNKLGRTVRFFNDVFMEFPSIVLGVFAFLTIVLLLGHFSLWAGAFALSLIMFPIVARTTEESLKLVPLTYREAGLALGLRQWVVTFRIILSAAKSGMITGILLAVARISGETAPLIMTVLGSSQFFAGFDSPMDALPLRVWRLSLLPYDSAQLQGWGAACVLIMIILAINIGVRYYFATKSSTKSRLFYRVMGGRRK encoded by the coding sequence ATGATGCAATCATCCATCCAAAAAAGAGTAGAGTATCGCGCATTATTCAAGCACAATGTCAGAGGAAGACTAGTCGTCGACAAGATCGCAATGGGGATTGTGTTGGGTTGTGTAGTAATTGCAATAATTCCACTTGGCAGCATTCTGCTTGAAGTCTTCAAAAATGGGATTGCTGCCATTTCTGTAGAGTTTTTGACCCAGGTTCCCGGCGCCGTAGGCTCAGGCACTGGCGGGATTGGTCCTGCCATTCAGGGAACCTTGATCATAATTGGCATGTCTAGTCTGATCGGAATCCCAATTGGAGTAATGTCTGGAATTTTCTTGGCAGAGTTTGGTGATAACAAGCTTGGAAGGACAGTCCGATTCTTTAATGATGTGTTTATGGAATTTCCATCCATTGTTCTTGGAGTATTTGCGTTTTTGACCATAGTGCTATTGCTTGGGCATTTCTCATTATGGGCAGGTGCATTTGCACTATCACTGATAATGTTTCCAATCGTTGCCAGAACCACTGAAGAATCCCTCAAGCTTGTTCCGCTAACATATCGAGAGGCAGGCCTTGCCTTGGGGCTAAGGCAATGGGTAGTCACATTCAGAATAATACTTTCTGCTGCAAAAAGTGGAATGATCACTGGCATATTACTTGCAGTGGCAAGAATCTCTGGCGAGACAGCACCGCTAATCATGACGGTTCTTGGAAGCAGTCAGTTCTTTGCGGGCTTTGACTCGCCAATGGACGCATTACCACTTCGGGTATGGAGACTGTCCTTGCTTCCATACGATAGTGCACAGCTACAAGGCTGGGGCGCTGCATGTGTTCTGATAATGATAATTTTGGCAATCAACATTGGCGTGAGATATTATTTTGCAACAAAAAGCAGCACCAAGAGCAGACTGTTCTATAGAGTGATGGGTGGAAGAAGAAAATGA
- the pstS gene encoding phosphate ABC transporter substrate-binding protein PstS, with the protein MKKTLSVVLSLILMAGVYTPLADAAQGPEPPKSDKQFQINGAGATFPFPLIDTWRVEYNKLYSNINLNYQSIGSGGGVKQHTEKTVNFGASDAPLTPSERELVPGTMHIPEAIGSVVLAYYIPEVPQSGLKLTGEMVADIYLGKIKRWNDPKIQEANPDLKLPDRPILVTRRSDGSGTTYVFTDYLSKVSPEWDKKVGKGKSVAWPTGVGAAGNEGVAWATRNTKYAIGYVELAYAKANEMTVAYLQNGDKTKFVEPTFDTVFEGAKAFPVEKIPKPEADWSQVSMILSPGENSYPIVSFTYLLVYEDINQAISDKEMAKAFVHMLHWMITDGQKFSKPLGYVPLPENIQELGKQGISRIKFDGEHLWVYGSAKTDAAKSDVKSDTKVDKKDIKKDTKKDTKKTDKKKTDKKDIKKTDKKKTDKKDIKKTDKKKTEKKDIKKKTIKKPVKTTTSKTGSK; encoded by the coding sequence ATGAAGAAAACACTATCTGTAGTACTTAGTCTGATTCTTATGGCCGGCGTTTATACCCCACTGGCAGATGCAGCACAGGGACCAGAACCACCAAAGTCTGATAAACAATTTCAGATAAACGGCGCAGGAGCTACATTCCCATTCCCACTGATTGATACATGGAGAGTAGAATACAACAAACTATACTCTAACATAAATCTGAACTACCAGTCCATTGGTAGCGGCGGTGGAGTAAAGCAGCACACTGAAAAAACCGTGAACTTTGGAGCATCTGATGCACCACTGACTCCATCTGAGCGGGAACTTGTTCCGGGAACAATGCACATACCAGAAGCAATAGGATCCGTAGTTTTGGCATATTACATTCCCGAAGTCCCACAAAGTGGACTAAAGCTGACTGGTGAGATGGTTGCCGACATTTATCTTGGCAAGATAAAAAGATGGAATGATCCAAAAATCCAAGAGGCAAACCCTGATCTCAAACTTCCAGACAGACCAATTCTTGTGACTAGAAGATCTGATGGTTCTGGAACGACCTATGTCTTTACTGACTATCTCTCAAAGGTAAGTCCTGAATGGGATAAAAAAGTAGGCAAAGGAAAAAGTGTTGCATGGCCAACCGGTGTTGGCGCTGCAGGAAACGAAGGAGTCGCATGGGCTACTAGAAACACAAAATATGCAATTGGATATGTTGAGCTTGCTTATGCAAAGGCAAACGAAATGACCGTTGCGTATTTGCAAAATGGTGACAAGACCAAGTTTGTAGAGCCTACGTTTGACACCGTTTTTGAAGGCGCAAAGGCATTTCCGGTAGAGAAAATACCGAAACCAGAGGCGGATTGGAGCCAAGTAAGCATGATCCTATCGCCTGGCGAGAATTCGTATCCTATAGTGAGTTTTACGTATCTTTTGGTGTATGAGGACATTAACCAAGCAATCTCGGACAAAGAGATGGCAAAGGCATTCGTCCACATGCTACACTGGATGATAACTGACGGACAAAAATTCTCAAAACCACTGGGCTATGTGCCGCTGCCTGAGAACATTCAGGAGCTTGGTAAGCAGGGAATCTCTAGGATCAAGTTCGATGGCGAACATCTCTGGGTCTATGGTTCTGCAAAGACTGATGCAGCAAAATCTGATGTAAAATCAGATACTAAGGTCGACAAAAAGGATATCAAAAAGGACACTAAGAAAGACACCAAGAAAACAGACAAGAAAAAGACAGACAAAAAGGACATCAAGAAAACAGACAAGAAAAAGACAGACAAAAAGGACATCAAGAAAACAGACAAGAAAAAGACAGAAAAAAAAGATATCAAGAAAAAGACAATCAAAAAACCTGTAAAAACAACAACCAGCAAGACTGGCAGCAAGTGA
- a CDS encoding pentapeptide repeat-containing protein, producing MKIFLILSLLLIGILALIFIPTQNFSILSIEDVTKSKIQTCLDSNYQMQIDKNLSDCDLSGISLRGINFENANLTNSDLSGSDLTKSNLRYVNLKNAKLFGTNLREADLYKADLRYAVLDGSNMRDTILEGANIEQSSLRYVKLYKTILAGASLVNVDASHANFCGQDLTKNLLFKTNFTGADLAYANLANTQLSNSYLKEAFLKDANLAFADLSNLDLSGTNFNGANMVGTVIRQSNLENSDFSDIELRNAVIEDSIFDNANIYRSDFSSAKTKNLNLHNAISQEIKSSNSQLHKATRHPHGNFSNADLHEKDFSESSLEFSTFVNSNLKKSKLSHTNFTNSDLRGADLSNSDLLGSIFKGANLEHANLSDANLSGADLSGANFRGANLSGTVLYGVKAYGSDFSNANLTNAKIKAAIFHGSKFNAAVLNLDMSKGQFSGTEIINSDLSNKNLESINLRNANLQNTRLTNSSLQNADLSFVYLNSANLANTNFEKASLFAADLGNANLENSNLIGADLRLIHIKNAKLNDINISKETKTDSCLENNLFHKLICKITLKLYDIGPPYETTYVHRDSYKLRSVNTN from the coding sequence ATGAAGATTTTCCTCATCTTATCGTTATTGCTTATTGGCATTCTCGCTTTGATCTTTATTCCAACACAAAACTTCTCAATACTCTCAATTGAGGACGTGACCAAATCAAAAATCCAGACATGTCTAGATAGCAACTATCAAATGCAAATCGATAAAAATCTGTCCGATTGTGATCTTTCAGGAATATCATTAAGGGGGATAAATTTTGAAAATGCAAATCTCACAAATTCTGATCTAAGTGGTTCCGATCTAACTAAATCTAATCTTAGATATGTTAATTTAAAAAACGCAAAACTATTTGGCACAAATCTGAGGGAGGCTGATCTCTATAAGGCGGATCTTAGGTATGCTGTTTTAGATGGCTCCAACATGAGAGATACAATACTGGAAGGAGCAAACATTGAACAATCAAGCCTTCGTTACGTAAAATTGTATAAAACAATTCTTGCCGGTGCGAGTCTTGTCAATGTTGATGCATCTCATGCAAATTTCTGTGGGCAAGACCTGACCAAGAATCTCTTGTTTAAAACTAATTTTACTGGTGCAGATCTAGCGTATGCGAATCTTGCAAATACTCAATTAAGTAATTCCTATCTGAAAGAGGCATTTCTCAAAGATGCAAACCTGGCTTTTGCGGATCTATCAAACCTAGATCTGAGTGGAACTAACTTTAATGGTGCAAACATGGTGGGAACTGTGATCAGACAATCTAACCTGGAGAATTCTGACTTTAGTGATATTGAATTACGCAATGCAGTAATTGAAGACTCGATATTTGATAATGCAAATATCTATCGCTCTGACTTTTCTTCTGCTAAAACAAAAAACTTGAATTTACACAATGCCATCTCGCAGGAAATCAAATCATCTAACAGTCAATTACATAAAGCTACCAGACATCCACATGGCAATTTCTCTAATGCTGATCTACATGAAAAAGACTTTTCAGAATCATCACTAGAGTTTTCTACATTTGTGAATTCTAATCTGAAGAAAAGCAAATTATCTCATACGAATTTCACAAATTCTGATCTTAGAGGAGCAGATCTATCTAATTCTGATTTATTGGGATCTATATTCAAAGGTGCAAATTTAGAGCACGCTAATTTATCCGATGCAAATCTATCTGGTGCGGATTTGTCTGGAGCAAATTTTAGAGGAGCAAATCTATCTGGAACAGTTCTATATGGTGTTAAAGCATACGGATCTGATTTTTCTAATGCAAATCTCACCAATGCAAAGATCAAGGCTGCAATATTTCATGGTTCAAAATTTAATGCTGCAGTTTTAAATCTAGATATGAGTAAGGGCCAATTTAGTGGCACAGAAATCATCAACTCTGATTTAAGTAATAAGAATCTTGAATCTATTAACCTACGAAACGCTAATCTACAAAACACTAGGCTGACAAATTCAAGCCTACAAAATGCAGATCTTTCGTTTGTCTATTTGAATTCCGCTAATCTGGCGAATACTAATTTTGAAAAAGCATCGCTTTTTGCGGCTGATTTGGGAAATGCAAATCTAGAGAATTCAAATTTAATTGGTGCGGATCTTCGCTTAATACATATTAAAAATGCAAAGTTAAATGATATCAATATATCTAAAGAAACAAAAACCGATTCTTGTTTAGAAAATAATCTATTTCACAAATTGATTTGTAAGATAACTTTGAAATTATATGATATTGGTCCGCCTTATGAAACTACTTATGTGCATAGAGACAGTTACAAATTACGATCTGTAAACACCAACTGA
- a CDS encoding class I SAM-dependent methyltransferase, whose amino-acid sequence MPALDYWDQYAKDHLTQYNGEMSKFIRDLVVSLRVQSVLEIGCSAGNDLKLFPDEMNVNGIDTSDMAITLAKENLPKFSFKTGNITSIPFGSDSIDLVFTRNLFNYVDVQDIKKAIDELFRVSKKYIFNIELFSENEETINDNPDMHYRNMKKHWLDHRVKIISNVDMHEEIDPKKSRFTLLRKM is encoded by the coding sequence ATGCCAGCATTAGACTACTGGGACCAATACGCAAAGGATCATCTTACTCAGTACAACGGTGAAATGTCAAAATTCATCAGAGATTTGGTAGTTTCCCTGCGAGTCCAAAGTGTTTTGGAGATAGGGTGCAGTGCAGGAAATGATCTGAAATTATTCCCAGATGAGATGAATGTTAATGGAATAGATACATCAGATATGGCTATAACACTCGCAAAAGAGAATCTACCAAAATTTAGTTTTAAGACAGGCAACATCACATCAATCCCATTTGGGAGCGATTCAATAGATCTAGTATTTACAAGGAATCTCTTTAATTATGTAGATGTACAAGACATCAAAAAAGCAATAGATGAGTTATTTCGCGTATCAAAAAAATACATTTTCAACATTGAATTATTTTCTGAAAATGAAGAAACAATAAACGACAATCCAGATATGCATTATAGAAATATGAAAAAACACTGGCTGGATCATCGAGTCAAAATAATCAGCAATGTGGATATGCACGAAGAGATTGATCCCAAAAAATCAAGATTCACTCTATTAAGAAAAATGTAG
- the msrB gene encoding peptide-methionine (R)-S-oxide reductase MsrB produces the protein MEHTKKSEQEWKETLTPEQYKILRQKGTEIPFTGKYYKNKDRGIYKCAACGGELFDSETKYDSGSGWPSFHSPSSEDSVSLDKDTSLGMVRTEVKCSKCDSHLGHVFDDGPGPTNKRFCINSASLNFEKENNN, from the coding sequence ATGGAACATACTAAAAAATCAGAACAAGAATGGAAGGAGACTTTAACTCCTGAACAATACAAGATCTTGAGACAAAAAGGGACCGAGATACCTTTTACTGGAAAATACTATAAGAATAAAGACAGAGGCATCTACAAATGCGCTGCTTGTGGGGGCGAACTTTTTGATTCTGAAACAAAGTATGATTCAGGCTCAGGCTGGCCAAGCTTTCATTCTCCATCTTCTGAAGATAGTGTCTCATTAGACAAAGATACTAGTCTTGGAATGGTTAGAACAGAGGTAAAGTGCAGCAAGTGTGATTCACATTTAGGCCATGTATTTGATGATGGTCCAGGCCCAACTAACAAAAGATTTTGCATAAATTCTGCCTCACTAAATTTTGAAAAAGAAAATAACAATTAA